The Clostridia bacterium genome includes a window with the following:
- a CDS encoding Lrp/AsnC family transcriptional regulator, with amino-acid sequence MLKLLELLKSNAKLTNEQLASMLGMSVDEVAKTVAELEKNKTIVCYSAVVNWDKTEKDTTTALIEIKVTPQRGHGFEAVAERIFQFPEVKSLYLVSGAYDFLAVVEGKTLKDVATFVSSRLAPLEQILSCATHFMLKKYKDDGVVFVENEPPVREEGLF; translated from the coding sequence ATGCTGAAACTGCTTGAACTGCTCAAAAGCAACGCCAAACTGACAAACGAACAACTCGCCAGTATGCTCGGAATGAGCGTCGACGAGGTCGCGAAAACCGTTGCGGAACTCGAAAAGAACAAGACCATCGTTTGCTACTCCGCCGTAGTCAACTGGGACAAAACCGAAAAGGACACCACCACCGCGCTTATAGAGATCAAGGTCACTCCTCAGCGCGGACACGGCTTCGAGGCCGTCGCCGAGCGTATCTTCCAGTTCCCCGAGGTTAAGAGCCTGTATCTGGTTTCCGGCGCATACGATTTCCTCGCGGTCGTCGAGGGAAAGACGCTGAAGGACGTCGCTACCTTCGTTTCTTCCCGCCTCGCGCCGCTGGAGCAGATACTTTCCTGCGCGACGCACTTTATGCTGAAGAAATATAAGGACGACGGCGTCGTCTTCGTCGAAAACGAGCCGCCCGTCCGTGAGGAAGGCTTATTCTGA
- a CDS encoding aminotransferase class V-fold PLP-dependent enzyme: protein MIYFDNAATTFPKPPVVWNTALYTARNRCGNPGRGGHALARAADSEVYRCRKALKEYFNAASVQNVVFTQNATTALNTCILGLIRPGDRVITTDYEHNSVRRPLHSLNNVKVIKACVDFDNDDATVSEFGRLIGEGADWLVVSHASNVWGKTIPLRDICRIARSRGTRVIVDAAQTAGYLKIDVSDYCIDYLCAPGHKGMYGPQGTGFIILNGKTPKPLFTGGTGSNSLSAEQPDYPPDALESGTLNVPAISGLCQGVGFLTFVGTDKLHKREMSLVRKAYAGLKRIKEVTLYTSEPTNSDAPVLSFNIGAKTSFEAAELYDRHGICLRAGYHCAPDAHEKFGTMAYGTVRLSVGAFNTASEIDKFLEITQKISK from the coding sequence TTGATTTACTTTGATAACGCCGCGACGACCTTCCCGAAGCCGCCGGTTGTTTGGAATACCGCGCTTTATACGGCGCGGAACAGATGCGGAAATCCGGGCAGAGGAGGACACGCGCTTGCCCGCGCTGCCGACTCTGAGGTCTATCGCTGCAGAAAGGCGCTGAAAGAATACTTCAACGCGGCTTCAGTACAAAACGTGGTTTTTACCCAGAACGCAACCACCGCACTGAACACGTGTATCTTGGGGCTGATAAGACCGGGAGACCGCGTTATAACTACCGACTATGAGCATAATTCCGTCAGACGTCCGCTTCACAGTCTCAATAACGTCAAAGTCATAAAGGCTTGCGTTGATTTTGATAACGACGACGCTACAGTTTCCGAATTCGGCAGACTTATCGGCGAAGGCGCGGATTGGCTTGTCGTTTCGCACGCGTCCAACGTCTGGGGGAAAACGATACCTCTTCGCGATATCTGCCGCATTGCGCGTTCGCGAGGAACCAGGGTTATAGTTGACGCGGCGCAGACGGCGGGCTATCTGAAAATCGACGTTTCGGATTATTGTATAGATTATCTTTGCGCGCCCGGGCATAAAGGCATGTACGGTCCGCAGGGGACCGGCTTTATAATTCTGAACGGCAAGACGCCGAAGCCTTTGTTCACCGGAGGGACCGGCAGCAATTCTTTGTCTGCCGAACAGCCCGATTACCCTCCTGACGCACTTGAAAGCGGCACTCTGAACGTTCCTGCGATCAGCGGGCTCTGTCAGGGAGTCGGATTCCTGACGTTTGTCGGAACAGATAAGCTGCACAAGCGTGAAATGTCACTTGTGCGAAAAGCTTATGCGGGATTAAAACGTATAAAAGAAGTAACGCTTTACACTTCCGAGCCGACAAATAGCGACGCGCCGGTTCTTTCTTTTAACATTGGCGCCAAGACGTCATTTGAGGCTGCCGAGCTTTACGACAGACACGGGATATGCCTCCGCGCCGGCTATCACTGCGCGCCTGACGCGCATGAAAAATTCGGAACTATGGCATACGGAACCGTCAGATTGAGCGTCGGAGCGTTCAATACCGCCTCTGAAATTGATAAATTCCTTGAAATTACGCAAAAAATCTCAAAATAA
- a CDS encoding 3-methyl-2-oxobutanoate dehydrogenase subunit VorB: MSEKVLMKGNEAVAESAIRAGCRHFFGYPITPQTEVAAYFAKRMPKIGGTYLQAESEIAAINMVLGAGGSGARAMTSSSSPGISLKTEGISYICGSDVPCVIMNIERGGPGLGGIQPSQSDYYQATKAPGHGDLHVIVLAPSGVQEMADITYNAFDLAEKYRMPCLILGDGILGQMMEPVELPEPKEVSAADKPWAACGHGNKREHNIINSLYLDPAELENKVRARYERYAQIEENEVRFEEYKTEDADIVITAFGATSRVAKSAINTARDMGIKAGLIRPITLWPFPKKIIAKRAETAKAFLSVEMNMGQMVDDVRLAVNGKKPVYFFGRTGGIVPTAEEIIAELEKINGGAK; the protein is encoded by the coding sequence ATGAGCGAAAAAGTATTGATGAAGGGCAACGAAGCCGTTGCAGAATCGGCGATAAGAGCCGGCTGCAGACACTTCTTCGGCTATCCGATAACGCCTCAGACGGAAGTTGCGGCGTATTTCGCGAAGCGTATGCCCAAAATCGGCGGAACGTATCTCCAGGCGGAGAGCGAGATCGCCGCGATAAACATGGTGCTCGGAGCCGGCGGCTCCGGCGCGAGAGCGATGACTTCTTCGTCTTCGCCCGGAATCAGCCTTAAAACCGAGGGTATTTCTTATATCTGCGGTTCCGACGTTCCGTGCGTTATTATGAACATCGAGCGCGGCGGCCCCGGACTCGGCGGAATACAGCCCTCTCAGTCCGACTATTATCAGGCGACGAAGGCTCCGGGCCACGGCGATCTTCACGTCATTGTCCTCGCTCCGTCCGGAGTTCAGGAGATGGCGGACATCACCTATAACGCCTTCGATCTCGCGGAAAAATACCGTATGCCTTGCCTTATCCTCGGCGACGGCATACTGGGGCAGATGATGGAGCCCGTGGAGCTTCCCGAGCCAAAGGAAGTCTCGGCGGCCGATAAGCCCTGGGCCGCCTGCGGTCACGGAAACAAGCGTGAGCACAATATCATCAACTCGCTTTACCTCGACCCCGCGGAGCTTGAAAACAAGGTGAGAGCGAGATATGAGCGTTACGCGCAGATAGAGGAAAACGAGGTCCGTTTCGAAGAGTATAAGACCGAGGACGCCGATATCGTCATAACCGCGTTCGGCGCTACCTCCAGAGTCGCCAAAAGCGCGATCAATACCGCGCGCGATATGGGAATAAAGGCGGGACTTATCCGTCCCATCACGCTTTGGCCGTTCCCGAAAAAGATCATAGCGAAGCGTGCCGAAACGGCAAAAGCGTTCCTTTCGGTCGAAATGAATATGGGGCAGATGGTCGACGACGTCCGTCTCGCCGTCAACGGCAAAAAGCCCGTATACTTCTTCGGCCGCACCGGCGGAATCGTTCCCACGGCGGAAGAGATCATCGCCGAGCTTGAAAAGATCAACGGAGGTGCGAAATGA
- a CDS encoding 2-oxoglutarate oxidoreductase, which yields MSVVFKKSSMLTDAPLSYCPGCTHGIITRLVAEVVDEMGLAGDTIGIAPVGCSVLAYNFFSCDMIQAPHGRAPAVATGVKRAHPDKTVFTYQGDGDLAAIGTAETIHSGARGENICIFFVNNAIYGMTGGQVAPTSLPGQVTQTTPYGRDVKYSGNPIRVCEMMATVTGTAYVERVAVDCVKNVRHAKEAIRKAFTMQQEKKGLSLVEFLSTCPTNWGLTPVKALEWLRENLMAYYPLGVYKDVTAEEEAK from the coding sequence ATGAGCGTAGTATTCAAAAAGTCAAGTATGCTGACCGATGCGCCGCTGTCGTATTGCCCCGGCTGCACTCACGGAATAATCACACGCCTCGTCGCGGAGGTCGTTGACGAGATGGGACTCGCCGGCGATACCATCGGTATCGCGCCGGTCGGATGCTCCGTCCTCGCGTACAACTTCTTCTCCTGCGATATGATCCAGGCGCCTCACGGACGCGCTCCGGCAGTCGCTACCGGCGTTAAGAGAGCGCATCCCGACAAGACCGTTTTCACCTATCAGGGAGACGGAGACCTTGCCGCGATAGGCACCGCCGAAACGATCCATTCCGGTGCACGCGGAGAAAATATATGCATTTTCTTCGTCAACAACGCTATCTACGGCATGACCGGCGGTCAGGTGGCTCCTACCAGTCTTCCGGGACAGGTCACGCAGACCACGCCTTACGGGCGCGACGTCAAGTATTCCGGCAACCCCATCCGCGTATGCGAAATGATGGCTACGGTTACCGGTACGGCTTATGTTGAAAGAGTTGCGGTCGACTGCGTCAAGAACGTCCGCCACGCAAAGGAAGCCATACGCAAGGCGTTCACCATGCAGCAGGAGAAGAAAGGGCTTTCGCTCGTCGAATTCCTTTCCACCTGCCCGACGAACTGGGGGCTCACCCCGGTCAAAGCGCTTGAGTGGCTTCGCGAGAACCTCATGGCGTATTATCCGCTCGGCGTTTATAAAGACGTCACCGCAGAGGAGGAAGCGAAATGA
- the cdaA gene encoding diadenylate cyclase CdaA, whose amino-acid sequence MTIQLFGLSPIYVQWNDLLDILIVAFVVYKAIKLFKETRAIQLLKGVALLVAAFFVSGWLELRSLNFILRNTLEIGLFALIVLFQPELKRALERLGGRRLRKFFGFRSSGEEADIKTLNMIDSLCEAVGYFKETKTGALIVIERTTPIGDIIATGTAIDAEISARLLENIFYKGAALHDGAAVIRDNKICAAGCLLPLSQNMSISAELGTRHRAAIGMSENSDAVVIIVSEESGYISVALGGGLQKNLSKEQLNSKLRTMLLPNTGERGRFFRSQKGGKQ is encoded by the coding sequence ATGACGATACAACTATTCGGTCTTTCACCGATATATGTTCAATGGAACGATCTGCTCGATATACTGATCGTTGCATTCGTCGTATACAAAGCAATCAAGCTTTTCAAAGAAACGCGGGCAATTCAGCTTCTGAAGGGCGTTGCTCTGCTGGTGGCCGCGTTTTTTGTTTCGGGCTGGCTCGAACTGAGAAGCTTGAACTTTATTCTGAGGAATACGCTTGAGATCGGCTTGTTTGCGCTTATAGTTCTTTTCCAGCCGGAGTTGAAACGCGCTCTTGAAAGACTCGGCGGACGCCGGCTTCGCAAATTCTTCGGTTTTCGTTCGTCCGGCGAGGAAGCGGATATAAAAACCCTGAATATGATCGACTCTCTCTGCGAGGCGGTAGGCTACTTCAAGGAGACAAAAACCGGCGCGCTAATAGTTATAGAGAGAACGACGCCTATAGGGGATATAATCGCTACGGGAACCGCTATCGACGCCGAGATCTCGGCACGCCTTCTCGAAAACATTTTCTATAAAGGCGCGGCTCTCCACGACGGAGCCGCCGTTATCCGGGACAATAAGATTTGCGCCGCGGGTTGTCTGCTTCCGCTTTCACAGAATATGTCTATCAGCGCTGAACTCGGCACTCGCCACCGCGCCGCGATAGGCATGAGCGAAAACAGCGACGCGGTTGTGATAATCGTTTCAGAGGAATCCGGTTATATATCCGTTGCGCTTGGCGGAGGTCTTCAGAAGAACCTGTCAAAAGAGCAGCTCAACTCTAAGCTCAGAACGATGCTCCTTCCGAATACCGGCGAACGCGGAAGATTCTTCCGCTCGCAGAAAGGGGGCAAGCAATAA
- a CDS encoding 4Fe-4S dicluster domain-containing protein, whose amino-acid sequence MAKITVDENVCKGCGLCADACPKKIIKLSDSKFNKKGYPVAEMTDEGSCIGCAFCATMCPDTAITVEK is encoded by the coding sequence ATGGCAAAAATCACAGTAGACGAAAACGTCTGTAAGGGATGCGGTCTTTGCGCGGACGCCTGTCCGAAAAAGATAATCAAGCTCTCTGACAGCAAATTCAACAAAAAGGGCTATCCCGTCGCGGAAATGACTGACGAGGGAAGCTGCATCGGCTGCGCTTTCTGCGCGACCATGTGCCCTGATACGGCTATAACTGTCGAAAAGTAG
- a CDS encoding 2-oxoacid:acceptor oxidoreductase family protein — translation MIDTSIIIAGFGGQGILFTGKVLAYAGMVDGINVSHLPSYGPEMRGGTANCTVCLCEEPVASPLVTRPDMIIVMNQPSYDKFKGSVKKGGKIFLDSSLISEWAEVEGVDTFAVPATELARNNDLKGLANMIMLGKVLKETGIFGVPEIEAGLKKAVPEKKAHLIPSNVKAVELGMSL, via the coding sequence ATGATTGACACCAGTATCATAATCGCCGGTTTCGGCGGGCAGGGAATACTCTTTACCGGCAAGGTGCTCGCTTACGCGGGAATGGTTGACGGCATCAATGTTTCGCACCTGCCGTCATACGGTCCCGAAATGCGCGGCGGCACCGCCAACTGCACCGTCTGCCTCTGCGAAGAGCCCGTCGCTTCTCCGCTCGTGACGCGCCCCGATATGATCATCGTCATGAATCAGCCCTCTTATGACAAGTTTAAGGGCAGCGTGAAAAAGGGCGGAAAGATATTCCTCGACAGCTCGCTCATTTCCGAGTGGGCGGAAGTTGAAGGCGTGGATACTTTCGCTGTTCCCGCGACCGAGCTTGCGAGAAACAACGATCTGAAAGGCCTCGCCAACATGATAATGCTCGGCAAGGTTCTTAAAGAGACCGGCATTTTCGGCGTTCCGGAAATCGAGGCCGGACTTAAAAAGGCCGTTCCCGAGAAGAAGGCGCACCTGATACCCTCCAACGTCAAAGCCGTCGAACTCGGTATGTCGCTATGA
- a CDS encoding 2-C-methyl-D-erythritol 2,4-cyclodiphosphate synthase has product MTGRIGAVIAAGGSSSRMNGPDKMFARIGGIPVIARACLAFEANGNVSEIVVVAKSDNVAAVREILDGCGISKLKAVVAGGETRTESVRNGVNRLSDCEYIAIHDGARPFVSQKLINECAETAYEHGSAVPVIPSFDTLKTVSDGVVTGTVDRSAVYRVQTPQIFKTELYVKALDKFADSGFTDDCAMLEEAGENVAVCGGDEENIKITVPSDLKYGTFLAEGDNKVIRTGFGYDVHRLVEGRKLILCGVDVPFEKGLLGHSDADVALHALMDALLGAAALGDIGKFFPDNDEKYAGISSIKLLETVVDNLASNKYTIHSIDITIVAQRPKICSYIDEMRRNVAFACRIDVGFVSVKATTEEGLGFTGAGDGISAYAVCSISK; this is encoded by the coding sequence ATGACCGGACGTATCGGAGCGGTTATCGCCGCAGGGGGAAGCTCGAGCCGTATGAACGGCCCGGATAAGATGTTCGCACGCATCGGCGGGATACCGGTGATTGCGCGAGCCTGCCTTGCCTTCGAGGCGAACGGTAACGTTTCCGAAATCGTTGTAGTTGCAAAAAGTGATAACGTCGCCGCCGTCAGGGAAATCCTTGACGGCTGCGGCATTTCAAAGCTGAAGGCGGTCGTCGCGGGCGGCGAAACGCGCACTGAATCCGTCAGAAACGGCGTGAACCGGCTTTCCGATTGCGAGTATATCGCTATCCACGACGGCGCGCGTCCTTTTGTATCGCAAAAACTGATTAATGAATGCGCGGAAACCGCGTATGAACACGGATCTGCTGTTCCTGTTATACCTTCTTTTGACACTCTTAAAACCGTCTCGGACGGAGTCGTTACCGGAACAGTAGACAGAAGCGCCGTTTACCGTGTGCAAACACCGCAGATCTTCAAAACGGAGCTTTACGTCAAAGCGCTTGACAAGTTTGCCGACAGCGGATTCACGGACGACTGCGCCATGCTTGAAGAGGCAGGTGAAAACGTCGCAGTTTGCGGCGGCGACGAGGAGAATATCAAAATCACCGTGCCGTCAGACTTGAAATACGGTACATTCCTTGCGGAAGGGGATAATAAAGTGATAAGAACCGGTTTCGGATATGACGTACACCGCCTCGTCGAAGGCAGAAAACTTATCCTTTGCGGAGTCGACGTTCCGTTTGAAAAAGGGCTGCTCGGACATTCCGACGCCGACGTTGCGCTTCACGCGCTTATGGACGCGCTTCTCGGCGCCGCTGCGCTTGGCGATATCGGAAAGTTTTTTCCTGATAACGACGAGAAATACGCCGGCATCAGCAGTATAAAGCTGCTTGAAACAGTCGTTGACAATCTCGCGTCAAACAAGTATACAATCCATAGTATTGACATAACTATTGTCGCGCAGCGGCCGAAGATATGTTCATATATTGACGAAATGCGCCGCAACGTTGCTTTTGCCTGCAGGATCGACGTCGGCTTCGTCAGCGTAAAAGCGACCACCGAAGAGGGACTCGGATTCACCGGCGCCGGTGACGGGATTTCGGCTTATGCAGTTTGTTCAATAAGCAAATAA
- a CDS encoding histidinol-phosphatase HisJ family protein has translation MSTLATIERTNPAPLPSPFATDEIKRLADYHTHTEASPDSKENIFNVCSAAVKAGLSEICITDHYDCGYKECRDVLAASYASIERAALEFEPVLKVKRGAEVGEATQNHDDERHLLDNYKFDCLLGSMHNIRGNVDFYFMDALPDPEGMLRMYFEELIEMCETCDFDVLAHLTYPMRYKGFLGIKDLSLFDKEISRILRLVADTGRALEINTGGVRNHDYRLTDPWPEFVRLYKSFGGEMITFGSDAHTADVVAADFNAAVDIAKAAGFTHYTVYNDRKPKLVEF, from the coding sequence ATGAGTACGCTTGCAACTATCGAAAGAACGAATCCCGCGCCGCTTCCGTCCCCCTTTGCGACCGATGAAATCAAGAGGCTCGCGGACTATCATACGCACACGGAAGCTTCGCCCGATTCCAAGGAAAATATCTTCAACGTCTGCTCCGCCGCGGTCAAGGCGGGACTTTCCGAAATATGTATAACTGACCATTACGACTGCGGATACAAGGAATGCCGCGACGTCCTCGCCGCATCCTATGCTTCTATAGAGCGGGCGGCTCTTGAATTCGAGCCGGTGCTCAAGGTCAAAAGAGGCGCAGAGGTCGGCGAAGCGACGCAGAATCACGACGATGAACGCCATCTGCTTGACAATTACAAATTCGACTGTCTGCTCGGGTCGATGCACAATATCCGCGGAAACGTCGATTTCTACTTTATGGACGCCCTTCCCGATCCCGAAGGCATGCTGAGGATGTACTTCGAGGAGCTTATTGAAATGTGCGAGACCTGCGACTTCGACGTGCTCGCGCATCTGACCTATCCCATGCGCTACAAGGGATTTCTCGGAATTAAAGACCTTTCGCTCTTTGATAAAGAGATAAGCCGTATATTGCGACTTGTGGCGGATACCGGAAGAGCTCTCGAAATCAACACCGGCGGAGTCCGTAACCACGATTACAGGCTCACCGACCCCTGGCCGGAATTCGTGCGTCTTTATAAGTCTTTCGGCGGCGAAATGATCACGTTCGGCTCCGACGCACACACCGCAGACGTCGTCGCCGCGGACTTCAACGCCGCAGTCGATATCGCGAAAGCCGCCGGATTTACTCATTACACAGTCTATAACGACCGCAAGCCTAAGCTCGTTGAATTCTGA